One segment of Zhihengliuella halotolerans DNA contains the following:
- a CDS encoding serine protein kinase RIO: MTHSRTLPDRPAGWNMLDDALEPDQRFSTWPDVEKLQRGPEPYPDFVIEDAAAIDTELGVLKTGKEADVFLLERATPRQSALLAAKRFRDPKHRNFRRAAIYNEGRAVKRSRDARALKAGSTYGRSVEAGRWAASEWNYLRMAFEAGVPVPYPVQWSGLEILMEFIADPSSPEAAAPRLHQIRPGPELAVYLWEQLVDAMRRLAGMGFAHGDLSPYNVLVAGERLVVIDLPQLVDLAGNQQGVELLARDCQNVHAWFSAHGLPATAPLADPDELLADLLGHAW, translated from the coding sequence ATGACTCACTCACGCACCCTCCCCGACCGGCCCGCCGGCTGGAACATGCTCGACGATGCGCTCGAACCCGACCAACGCTTTTCCACGTGGCCCGATGTCGAGAAACTCCAGCGCGGCCCCGAGCCGTACCCCGACTTCGTCATCGAGGACGCGGCCGCCATCGACACCGAACTCGGCGTCCTGAAGACGGGCAAGGAGGCCGACGTCTTCTTGCTCGAGCGCGCCACCCCGCGCCAGTCGGCGCTGCTGGCGGCGAAACGCTTCCGGGACCCGAAGCACCGCAACTTCCGCCGGGCCGCGATCTACAACGAGGGCCGCGCCGTCAAGCGCTCCCGCGACGCCCGCGCACTCAAGGCCGGCTCGACCTACGGACGCAGCGTCGAGGCCGGCCGGTGGGCCGCCTCGGAATGGAACTACCTGCGCATGGCCTTCGAGGCCGGGGTTCCGGTTCCCTATCCAGTCCAATGGAGCGGGCTGGAGATCCTCATGGAGTTCATCGCCGACCCGAGCTCACCTGAGGCGGCAGCCCCGCGACTGCATCAGATCCGCCCGGGCCCCGAGCTGGCCGTCTACCTCTGGGAGCAACTCGTCGACGCGATGCGCCGACTCGCCGGAATGGGCTTCGCGCACGGCGACCTCTCCCCCTACAACGTGCTGGTCGCCGGCGAGCGCCTGGTGGTCATCGACCTGCCGCAGCTGGTGGATCTGGCAGGAAACCAGCAGGGCGTTGAACTGCTGGCACGCGACTGCCAGAACGTGCACGCATGGTTCTCAGCCCACGGCCTGCCCGCGACAGCGCCGCTGGCCGACCCGGACGAACTCCTCGCCGACCTCCTGGGCCACGCCTGGTAG
- a CDS encoding TetR/AcrR family transcriptional regulator: MGRPVQARLSPEAIADAAVALIDSGHPFGLNAVARRLGVKPPSLYNHVDGIDGIVELVRGRLAAHYLVDVDEADEEVGWDEVVEAMLRAERRMYTEHPHVLPLIATSTVRDEGVIHAYDLKATQLVRAGFPESEVLVVVQLLDAFALGSGLDYAAPDAVWEPSGPTVTLGRLLDAGPRGRERNDQAFEIGLGMLMAGLRERLAAHTAHA, encoded by the coding sequence ATGGGCAGGCCGGTGCAGGCACGACTCTCACCCGAGGCGATCGCGGACGCCGCCGTGGCGCTCATCGACTCCGGCCATCCGTTCGGGCTCAATGCGGTGGCCCGACGTCTCGGCGTGAAACCGCCGTCGCTCTACAACCACGTCGACGGGATCGACGGCATCGTCGAACTCGTCCGCGGCCGCCTCGCGGCCCACTACCTGGTCGACGTCGACGAGGCCGACGAGGAGGTCGGGTGGGACGAGGTCGTCGAGGCGATGCTCCGGGCAGAGCGCCGCATGTACACCGAGCACCCGCACGTGCTCCCGCTCATCGCCACGAGCACCGTCCGCGACGAGGGTGTGATTCACGCCTACGACCTCAAAGCGACCCAGCTCGTGCGCGCCGGCTTCCCCGAGTCCGAGGTGCTCGTCGTCGTGCAGCTGCTCGACGCCTTCGCCCTCGGATCCGGGCTCGACTACGCGGCCCCGGACGCCGTCTGGGAGCCGTCGGGGCCCACGGTGACCCTCGGTCGCCTACTCGACGCCGGCCCGCGCGGCCGCGAGCGGAACGATCAGGCCTTCGAGATCGGACTCGGCATGCTCATGGCGGGGCTGCGCGAGCGGCTCGCCGCGCACACTGCGCACGCGTAG
- a CDS encoding MFS transporter, which translates to MSTATTDPRLPMRPGTTSATFLIGIAGYLGVNLSPYMISALEDAAGLEFLAAGWTVTGVLLLTAVVGLSVAPLCAGPRRHVVARSGLALGLAAFGTAALVPAPAVIIAGLLVGGAGVGCAVAASGAAFAAFRDPDRIAGFNGLANRGIITVVLAVIPVLGIAPISVFGSLALFCLIGLALSRWLPKAPTIGSSAAAGIAEAVPMRQGPASPASAKTADRRLLTAGLVLLVTFTLWAVGEDSLWAMAGAVGEMQADLTPAGLGLALSGATAGGLLGSIVLMVIGDRLGRAVPLVVLLLVGGALKAATGFVETPTAFIVVFIAWNTVYALSFMYFVAVAAALSADGRWSGPLLATYLVGSSLTPVIGAAILGALGPEGFTITLGFVSVVLAVPTAAVAALSSRISRSAKAAAAGQGAGDNSTGDDSAGTADTRDDDARLTSQPTV; encoded by the coding sequence ATGAGCACCGCCACGACCGACCCGCGCCTCCCGATGCGCCCGGGCACCACATCCGCGACCTTCCTGATCGGCATCGCCGGCTACCTGGGCGTGAACCTCTCGCCCTACATGATCTCGGCCCTAGAGGACGCGGCAGGGCTCGAATTCCTGGCCGCCGGCTGGACCGTGACGGGCGTACTGCTGCTGACCGCCGTCGTCGGGCTGTCGGTGGCCCCGCTGTGCGCCGGACCGCGCCGACACGTCGTCGCCCGGAGCGGCCTCGCGCTGGGACTGGCGGCCTTCGGCACGGCGGCTCTCGTCCCTGCGCCGGCCGTGATCATCGCCGGTCTGCTCGTCGGCGGGGCCGGGGTCGGCTGCGCGGTCGCCGCCTCGGGTGCCGCGTTCGCCGCCTTCCGCGACCCCGATCGCATCGCCGGCTTCAACGGGCTGGCGAACCGCGGCATCATCACGGTCGTCCTCGCCGTGATCCCGGTGCTCGGCATCGCGCCGATCAGCGTCTTCGGCTCACTGGCCCTGTTCTGCCTCATCGGCCTCGCCCTCTCGCGCTGGCTTCCGAAAGCCCCGACCATCGGCTCCTCGGCTGCCGCCGGCATCGCCGAGGCGGTGCCCATGCGCCAGGGCCCGGCGTCACCCGCTTCAGCGAAGACCGCCGACCGCCGCCTCCTGACCGCCGGCCTGGTGCTGCTCGTGACCTTCACCCTCTGGGCTGTCGGCGAGGACTCCCTCTGGGCGATGGCCGGCGCGGTCGGCGAGATGCAGGCCGACCTCACCCCGGCCGGGCTGGGTCTGGCACTCAGCGGCGCGACGGCGGGCGGCCTGCTGGGCTCGATCGTCCTGATGGTCATCGGCGACCGCCTCGGCCGCGCCGTCCCGCTCGTGGTGCTCCTGCTCGTCGGCGGGGCCCTCAAAGCGGCCACCGGATTCGTCGAGACCCCCACCGCGTTCATCGTCGTCTTCATCGCCTGGAATACCGTCTACGCGCTGTCCTTCATGTACTTCGTCGCCGTCGCCGCGGCCCTCTCGGCGGACGGCCGCTGGTCCGGCCCCCTCCTGGCCACCTATCTCGTCGGTTCGAGCCTCACGCCGGTCATCGGCGCCGCGATCCTCGGCGCGCTCGGCCCGGAGGGATTCACGATCACGCTCGGCTTCGTGAGCGTCGTGCTCGCCGTCCCGACGGCCGCCGTCGCCGCGCTCTCCAGCCGCATCAGCCGCAGCGCGAAAGCCGCCGCCGCCGGACAAGGTGCAGGTGACAACAGCACCGGGGACGACAGCGCTGGCACCGCCGACACCCGGGACGACGACGCGCGACTCACCTCCCAGCCGACCGTCTGA
- a CDS encoding cysteine hydrolase family protein: MGAAVVFIDLQNGFFEDPGLARIREPLVRESNRLAAAARDRGAALFHVVTEHARDKSTWTLSMLDDDQGFNFAGSTQAEPLEELDLGDGHRLVKIRDSAFHGTDLAQRLRIGGCTRIAIAGVSGQSCISRTGADAFAENLRVAYASDAIGSEDPERCGASLEILSRELRQPVLGTGELLDWLAAG; the protein is encoded by the coding sequence GTGGGCGCCGCCGTCGTATTCATCGACCTCCAGAACGGGTTCTTCGAGGACCCGGGCCTCGCGCGGATCCGGGAGCCGCTGGTGCGGGAGTCGAACCGCCTGGCCGCGGCCGCCCGGGACCGCGGCGCCGCACTCTTCCACGTCGTGACCGAGCACGCCCGCGACAAGTCCACGTGGACGCTGAGCATGCTGGACGACGATCAGGGCTTCAACTTCGCCGGCAGCACGCAGGCGGAACCGCTGGAGGAGCTCGATCTGGGTGACGGGCACCGGCTCGTGAAGATCCGCGACAGCGCCTTTCACGGCACGGACCTGGCCCAGCGGCTGCGGATCGGCGGGTGCACCCGGATCGCGATCGCCGGGGTCTCCGGGCAGAGCTGCATCAGCCGCACGGGCGCGGACGCCTTCGCGGAGAACCTGCGCGTCGCCTATGCGTCCGACGCGATCGGGTCCGAGGATCCCGAGCGCTGCGGCGCGTCGCTCGAGATCCTGAGCCGGGAGCTGCGCCAGCCGGTCCTCGGCACCGGCGAGCTGCTCGACTGGCTCGCCGCGGGCTGA
- a CDS encoding cation diffusion facilitator family transporter, whose product MRAMTGQQHQLPEDVRDKLARAVRLEWITLGYLVVTVTLVTMVMGNSQAMKTAWVEDLLSAVPQIAFLSALMYTRHRRNPKHPYGYHRATGVGHLVSGVTLAVVGAIMAYESASGLLKAEHPAIGTVQLLGHTVWLGWLMVAVMAVIAAPAVILGRLKAKAAGPLHNKLLYADADMAKADWTTNVASIIGVLGVGVGLWWLDYAAALAISAGILKDGAVNTRNAVLGLLDARATTYDNRKPDPMIGEIEAAVGQLPWVREAAARVRDMGMVFHIEVFVVPRGAVGLDQTEEALASVEETGWKAHDVVVVPVRELPDYLFDGAAREE is encoded by the coding sequence ATGAGAGCGATGACCGGCCAGCAGCACCAGCTCCCCGAAGACGTGCGCGACAAGCTGGCCCGCGCCGTCCGACTCGAGTGGATCACGCTGGGCTATCTGGTTGTCACGGTGACGCTCGTGACCATGGTCATGGGCAATTCGCAGGCCATGAAGACCGCCTGGGTGGAGGACCTGCTCTCCGCGGTCCCGCAGATCGCCTTCCTGAGCGCCCTGATGTACACCCGGCACCGCCGCAACCCGAAGCACCCCTACGGGTACCACCGGGCGACCGGCGTGGGGCACCTCGTCAGCGGCGTCACGCTGGCAGTCGTCGGCGCCATCATGGCCTACGAGTCCGCTTCGGGGCTCCTTAAAGCGGAGCATCCGGCAATCGGAACCGTCCAGCTGCTGGGCCACACGGTCTGGCTCGGCTGGCTCATGGTGGCCGTGATGGCTGTCATCGCCGCCCCGGCGGTGATCCTCGGCCGGCTCAAGGCGAAGGCGGCCGGCCCGCTGCACAACAAGCTCCTCTACGCGGATGCCGACATGGCCAAGGCCGACTGGACCACCAACGTCGCCTCCATCATCGGGGTCCTGGGCGTGGGCGTCGGCCTGTGGTGGCTGGACTACGCGGCGGCGCTCGCCATCTCCGCGGGCATCCTCAAGGACGGCGCCGTCAACACCCGCAACGCGGTCCTCGGCCTGCTCGACGCCCGCGCCACGACCTACGACAACCGCAAGCCGGACCCGATGATCGGGGAGATCGAAGCCGCGGTGGGGCAACTGCCGTGGGTGCGCGAGGCCGCGGCCCGCGTCCGGGACATGGGCATGGTCTTCCACATCGAGGTCTTCGTGGTGCCGCGGGGCGCGGTCGGCCTCGACCAGACGGAGGAGGCCCTGGCCAGCGTCGAGGAGACGGGCTGGAAGGCGCACGACGTCGTCGTCGTTCCGGTGCGCGAGCTGCCGGACTACCTTTTCGACGGAGCGGCGCGCGAAGAGTGA
- a CDS encoding transporter substrate-binding domain-containing protein: MLTGADANGPHKFVQLFFALVLLLILSGCGVSIPADPDGTLDSVRGGTLRVGAVPNGEFVEVSGPAGPRGAVGEEQVSGSEVDLVRGFADELGAGIEFYVAGEEELVRRFDDGSVHLVIGGLTDKTPWESDAGVTRPYAERVLGGQKRKLVMLVPPGENAFTSELERFLDASAAGAAR; this comes from the coding sequence ATGCTGACTGGGGCGGATGCGAACGGACCGCACAAGTTCGTGCAGCTCTTCTTCGCGCTGGTCCTCCTGCTGATCCTCAGCGGTTGCGGGGTGAGCATCCCCGCGGACCCGGACGGCACCCTCGACTCGGTCCGCGGCGGGACGCTGCGCGTCGGTGCGGTGCCCAACGGGGAATTCGTCGAGGTCTCGGGGCCCGCCGGACCCCGCGGTGCGGTCGGCGAGGAGCAGGTCTCGGGGTCGGAGGTCGATCTGGTCCGCGGCTTCGCCGACGAGCTCGGCGCCGGAATCGAGTTCTACGTCGCCGGCGAGGAGGAACTCGTGAGGCGGTTCGACGACGGGAGCGTCCACCTGGTCATCGGCGGTCTGACGGACAAGACCCCCTGGGAATCCGACGCCGGCGTCACGCGACCCTATGCGGAACGAGTCCTCGGCGGCCAGAAGCGGAAGCTCGTCATGCTCGTGCCGCCAGGGGAGAACGCCTTCACCTCCGAACTCGAGCGCTTCCTCGACGCCAGCGCGGCAGGAGCCGCCCGATGA
- a CDS encoding amidohydrolase, whose amino-acid sequence MDQTLYRNARIFTAEPGADGPSAQAALVEGGRFVFVGDEEGAAARADAAAATVNLGGRVVVPGFIDAHTHLLMTGQALGKVELTSARNLEQIQERITDARAADPEAARILGRGWLFDSVPGGAPTAAMLDAVADVPVYLDANDLHSCWVNTAALDELGITDETPDPIGGRIVRDGDGRATGLLLETAASQIVWPHLETHTTDADRDVALDRAFDAYLAAGVTGAVDMAFGESDLAAVERALTRHGGDLPVRLAAHWLIDNHGDAERNNNQIRRAAELAGRDFGGSFRVVGVKFISDGVIDACTASLGAPYTDGSNADPIWPLDALRPAVVEADRLGLQIAVHAIGDAASSNAIDALEDAVAANGDRERRHRIEHLEYAAEGTAERLAALGITASMQPVHTDAAVRPNWDAMLGAERAARGFAWGEYEDAGALLAFSTDAPTAPHDALGNMYVATTRHSALDASFEPVEPELALPLASAIGHATRDAAISVGDGGDRGMIAAGYHADFAVLDADPFTDGPQSLLTSRIVSTFVGGREVFSATVSA is encoded by the coding sequence ATGGACCAGACCCTCTACCGCAACGCCCGGATCTTCACCGCCGAACCCGGCGCCGACGGCCCCAGCGCCCAGGCCGCACTCGTCGAGGGCGGACGCTTCGTCTTCGTCGGCGATGAGGAGGGCGCCGCAGCCCGGGCGGACGCAGCCGCCGCGACGGTCAATCTCGGCGGCCGCGTTGTCGTCCCCGGATTCATCGACGCCCACACCCACCTCCTGATGACCGGCCAGGCGCTCGGGAAGGTCGAGCTGACCTCGGCCCGGAACCTGGAGCAGATCCAGGAACGCATCACCGACGCCCGCGCCGCAGACCCCGAGGCTGCGCGGATCCTCGGCCGCGGCTGGCTCTTCGACTCCGTCCCCGGCGGCGCTCCGACGGCGGCGATGCTCGACGCCGTCGCCGACGTGCCCGTCTACCTGGATGCCAACGACCTGCACTCGTGCTGGGTCAACACCGCCGCGCTGGACGAGCTCGGCATCACCGACGAGACCCCGGACCCGATCGGCGGGCGGATCGTCCGCGACGGCGACGGGCGCGCGACCGGCCTGCTGCTTGAGACGGCCGCGTCGCAGATCGTCTGGCCACACCTCGAGACCCACACGACCGACGCCGACCGCGACGTGGCGCTGGACCGGGCGTTCGACGCCTATCTCGCCGCCGGCGTGACCGGCGCCGTCGACATGGCGTTCGGCGAGTCCGACCTGGCCGCCGTCGAACGCGCGCTCACCCGGCACGGCGGGGACCTGCCCGTGCGCCTGGCCGCGCACTGGCTCATCGACAACCACGGCGACGCCGAACGCAACAACAACCAGATCCGGCGGGCGGCGGAGCTGGCGGGGCGCGACTTCGGCGGCTCGTTCCGCGTGGTCGGGGTCAAGTTCATCTCCGACGGCGTCATCGACGCGTGCACCGCCTCGCTCGGCGCGCCCTACACGGACGGGTCGAACGCCGATCCGATCTGGCCGCTCGACGCGCTGCGGCCGGCCGTCGTCGAAGCCGACCGGCTCGGACTGCAGATCGCGGTGCACGCGATCGGCGACGCGGCGAGCTCGAACGCGATCGACGCGCTCGAGGACGCTGTCGCCGCCAACGGGGACCGCGAGCGCCGCCACCGGATCGAGCACCTCGAATACGCCGCCGAGGGCACGGCCGAGCGTCTGGCAGCCCTGGGGATCACCGCGTCGATGCAGCCGGTGCACACCGACGCGGCGGTCCGGCCGAACTGGGACGCCATGCTCGGCGCGGAGCGCGCGGCCCGGGGCTTCGCGTGGGGCGAATACGAGGACGCCGGCGCACTGCTCGCGTTCTCGACCGACGCCCCGACCGCCCCGCACGACGCGCTGGGGAACATGTACGTCGCCACGACGCGCCACTCGGCGCTCGACGCCTCCTTCGAGCCCGTCGAACCCGAGCTGGCACTGCCGCTCGCGAGCGCGATCGGCCACGCGACCCGCGACGCGGCGATCTCCGTCGGGGACGGCGGCGACCGCGGCATGATCGCCGCCGGCTACCACGCGGACTTCGCGGTCCTCGATGCGGACCCGTTCACCGACGGGCCGCAGTCGCTGCTGACCTCGCGCATCGTCTCGACCTTCGTGGGCGGGCGCGAGGTGTTCTCGGCAACCGTCAGCGCCTGA
- a CDS encoding amidase: MSHYPVVEATIARLRADLASGAVTAVELVAAYLARIDAFDASGPELNAVVVRNDEALAEAAASDARRARGETLGPLDGIPYTAKDSYMARGLTVASGSPAFEHLVAQRDAFTIGRLRAGGAILLGLTNMPPMANGGMQRGVYGRAESPYSADWLTSAFGSGSSNGSGTATAASFAAFGLGEETWSSGRAPASNNALCAYTPSRGVISVRGNWPLVPTMDVVVPHTRTMADLLEVLDVIVADDAERRGDFWRVQPWVEIPAASAVRPASYPVLADGPAPLAGKTIGVPAMYINQDDDAGTGPAFRGLDGVRGIGGSTGQRIETRASAIDLWEAARADLEAAGATVVVVDFPVVTNYEGDRPGAPNVATRGLVSPEYLRREIVDLSVFGWDDFLRANGDPNLNRLADVDGERIFPHPDGALPDRYHGFDDDIASYPAHAAEHPVTDVTQIPELEAGVRGLEETRRVDLEKWMDARGLDAVVFPAVADVGAADMDVNPASAEAGWRNGVWVANGNLVPRHLGIPTVTVPMGTMADIGMPVGLTFAGRAYDDNALLALAAAFEATGQRRTVPPRTPELG; the protein is encoded by the coding sequence ATGAGCCACTATCCAGTCGTGGAGGCCACGATCGCCCGGCTGCGCGCGGACCTCGCCTCCGGCGCGGTCACCGCAGTCGAACTCGTCGCGGCGTACCTCGCACGCATCGACGCCTTCGATGCCTCGGGCCCGGAACTGAACGCCGTCGTCGTGCGCAACGACGAGGCGCTCGCCGAGGCCGCGGCCTCCGACGCGCGCCGCGCCCGCGGCGAGACGCTCGGCCCGCTGGACGGCATCCCGTACACCGCGAAGGACTCCTACATGGCGCGCGGCCTCACCGTCGCCTCGGGATCGCCGGCGTTCGAGCACCTCGTCGCGCAGCGCGACGCGTTCACGATCGGCCGGCTGCGCGCGGGCGGGGCGATCCTGCTGGGCCTGACCAACATGCCGCCCATGGCCAACGGCGGCATGCAGCGCGGCGTGTACGGCCGGGCCGAGAGCCCGTACAGCGCCGACTGGCTGACGAGCGCGTTTGGTTCCGGCTCGTCCAACGGCTCGGGCACCGCCACGGCGGCCAGCTTCGCGGCCTTCGGCCTGGGGGAGGAGACGTGGTCCTCGGGGCGGGCGCCGGCGTCGAACAACGCGTTGTGCGCCTACACTCCCTCCCGCGGGGTCATCTCCGTGCGCGGGAACTGGCCACTCGTGCCGACGATGGACGTCGTGGTGCCGCACACGCGCACGATGGCCGACCTGCTCGAGGTCCTCGACGTCATCGTCGCGGACGACGCCGAGAGGCGCGGCGACTTCTGGCGCGTGCAGCCGTGGGTCGAGATCCCGGCGGCCTCGGCCGTGCGGCCCGCCTCGTACCCCGTCCTCGCGGACGGTCCCGCCCCGCTGGCGGGCAAGACCATCGGCGTGCCCGCCATGTACATCAACCAGGACGACGACGCCGGCACCGGCCCGGCCTTCCGCGGCCTCGACGGTGTGCGCGGCATCGGCGGCTCCACCGGGCAGCGGATCGAGACCCGGGCGAGTGCAATCGACCTCTGGGAAGCCGCGCGCGCGGACCTAGAGGCGGCGGGCGCGACCGTCGTCGTCGTGGACTTCCCCGTGGTGACCAACTACGAGGGCGACCGGCCGGGGGCGCCGAACGTCGCGACGCGCGGGCTTGTGAGCCCCGAGTACCTGCGGCGCGAGATCGTCGACCTGTCCGTCTTCGGTTGGGACGACTTCCTGCGCGCGAACGGCGACCCGAACCTGAACCGCCTGGCCGACGTCGACGGGGAGCGAATCTTCCCGCACCCCGACGGGGCCCTGCCGGATCGGTACCACGGGTTCGACGACGACATCGCGTCCTACCCGGCGCACGCGGCTGAGCACCCGGTGACCGACGTGACGCAGATCCCCGAGCTGGAGGCGGGCGTGCGCGGGCTCGAGGAGACGCGCCGCGTCGACCTCGAGAAGTGGATGGACGCCCGCGGGCTCGACGCCGTCGTGTTCCCCGCCGTGGCCGACGTGGGCGCCGCGGACATGGACGTGAACCCTGCCTCCGCGGAGGCGGGCTGGCGCAACGGCGTCTGGGTCGCCAACGGCAACCTCGTCCCGCGGCACCTGGGTATCCCGACCGTGACCGTGCCGATGGGGACGATGGCGGACATCGGCATGCCGGTCGGGTTGACGTTCGCGGGTCGCGCCTACGACGACAACGCACTGCTGGCCCTGGCCGCCGCGTTCGAGGCGACGGGTCAGCGCCGCACGGTTCCGCCGCGCACGCCCGAGCTCGGCTGA
- a CDS encoding agmatine deiminase family protein gives MSWRMPAETADHERTWMAFPRPGTTLGDDAASAEEAYAAWTAVARAVAEFEPVTMVVDPCEMDRVRNLLGGDVELLDAPLDEFWMRDVGPTFVVDDERPGVLGAVDWIFNGWGAPEWAEWDKSAKIGAFVAEAAGAERVPSLLVNEGGAIHVDGAGTVLITETVQLDPGRNPYATRELVEAELARTIGTTKTIWLPRGLTRDYEDFGTRGHVDMVATLPEPGRLLLHHQTNPEHPDFEASRTLREFLSGQTDAAGKPFDIVDVPAPSQLRDDEGFVDWSYVNHLVVNGGVIACGYDDGPADARAAEILAHAYPGRRVVTVPIRPVIDRGGAIHCITQQQPRLTGVAAS, from the coding sequence ATGAGCTGGCGCATGCCCGCAGAGACCGCCGACCACGAACGCACCTGGATGGCGTTCCCGCGGCCCGGAACCACCCTGGGAGACGACGCCGCCTCGGCCGAGGAGGCCTACGCCGCCTGGACCGCCGTGGCCCGTGCCGTCGCCGAGTTCGAACCCGTGACGATGGTCGTCGACCCGTGCGAGATGGACCGGGTGCGCAACCTGCTCGGCGGCGACGTCGAGCTGCTCGATGCCCCGCTGGACGAGTTCTGGATGCGCGACGTCGGCCCCACCTTCGTCGTCGACGACGAGCGCCCCGGCGTGCTCGGCGCCGTCGACTGGATCTTCAACGGTTGGGGCGCCCCGGAGTGGGCCGAGTGGGACAAGTCGGCGAAGATCGGCGCGTTCGTGGCCGAGGCCGCCGGCGCCGAGCGCGTGCCCTCCCTGCTCGTCAACGAGGGCGGTGCGATTCACGTCGACGGGGCCGGGACGGTCCTGATCACCGAGACCGTGCAGCTGGACCCGGGCCGCAATCCGTACGCGACGCGCGAACTCGTCGAGGCGGAGCTGGCCCGCACGATCGGCACGACCAAGACGATCTGGCTGCCCCGCGGGCTGACCCGCGACTACGAGGACTTCGGCACGCGCGGCCACGTCGACATGGTCGCCACGCTTCCTGAGCCGGGACGCCTGCTGCTGCACCACCAGACGAACCCGGAACACCCGGACTTCGAGGCCTCCCGCACCCTGCGCGAGTTCCTCTCCGGCCAGACCGATGCGGCCGGGAAACCGTTCGATATCGTGGACGTGCCGGCCCCGTCCCAATTGCGCGACGATGAGGGATTCGTCGACTGGTCGTACGTGAACCATCTGGTGGTCAACGGGGGCGTGATCGCCTGCGGATACGACGACGGACCCGCCGACGCGCGTGCAGCTGAGATCCTCGCCCACGCCTACCCAGGCCGCCGCGTCGTGACCGTGCCCATCCGCCCGGTGATCGACCGCGGCGGCGCTATCCACTGCATCACCCAGCAGCAGCCCCGCCTGACCGGCGTCGCGGCTTCCTAG